ATCGATCGAGCCACCGCTCGACGGGTAGATCGTTTCGTACTTGCTTCCCCCGCGGTACGATGTTCCGCTGACTGCCGTCAGCGCGGCGATTCCTTTCTCTGTGATCGACCGCAGATGGTCGTAGTTCGGCACACGGTCCGCCGTGTGGCCGTACGGGAACATCAGCAGCTGCGAGTACGAGTGCAGCGCAATGTACGTCCGTATCCGGGCCGGGCCCACATTGTTCCGCACAAAGTCAGCGAGCGCGACCGCTTCCGGCTCGGAAAAGGGGCCACTGCCGGAAAAATCGTAACTGCACGGATCGTCACTCGAACCGACCCCGCCCCAGTTGCTGTCGAAGTTGCGGTTCAGATCGACACCGCGACACAGGCCGTACGGTTTGCGGTTTTTGCGCCACAGCCGGTCCCCGGTGAAGGTGAACCGGTACCCGTCCGGGTTCACAATCGGGAAGAAGAACCAATCGTACGCGGTGCCGAGCTCGCGCACGGTCGGGTCCTCCGACGTGACCAGCTCGTGCAGCAGAAATGTGGCCGTGGCGGGGGAAATCCACTCCCGCGCGTGTATGCCACCCTCGACCACGATCGCTTTGTTGCCGGGACGGCGCGACAGCTTCACTCCCCTGATCGGGCGCCCCTCGTAGCTGGTGCCGATGTCGAGCGTGCTGACCGCGCCCGGGAAGCGTTCCGCCAGCAACTCCATCCAGGCATAAATCGTCTCGAGCTGAAAGTAGTGCTCCCAGTCCATCTGGCTCGGGTCGGTGCTGGCCGGCTGTACCGTGGCCGCTTCCCGCTCGATCAGCTGCTGCATGTTGCGCTCGAGCACGCGCCCGCTCACTGCGTGTAGCGCGAGCAGATCCTCAAAGTCCGCGACCTTGCTGGCGGACACCATGATCGTGAGCTGCTGGCCCGGTTGCCGCGCATGGCCATAAAAGGTGCAGCTGTCGCTCTTCGCCTCGAGCTGCTGGAACAGCTGCACCTGCTCGTCCGTCGCCAGCTCGACACGGTACAGCCGGTAATGGTCGTACCGGGCGGCTCCATCCGCGGCGGCAGCACCTTGGAAAAGCGGCGAAACAGAGAGTATTAGCGTAAGCAGCACGGCTTGAAGGAAATCCGTTTTACCAGACATCTTGCCTGCGACTGAGGAGAGGATGCGCGCGTCCGGCCTTGTTCGTCGGGATCGGGGTTTGCAGcctacaaagaaaaaaaaaaggcacggATGAACGAGATCaatcaaattcaattcaacCATTCATCGGATTGTTCTCCTTGATGACCTTATTGTCTTACCGTGTCTCTATGGATGTTGATGGACACGCACCGTCGTGAAAGCTATCTTATCTCTCTGTACGTTTGtcttatattaaaaaaaaacaccaccagaCCCGTAAGACAATCTCCAATTGCAGTGTCGAAATACCAAGAGACGATGACGAAGGATTATTGTAGCTCGCTTTTATCTCACTAGATGTTGCtgggaaacgaaaaaaaaacacactcacgctcgctgtttgttttggttgcacGTTGCGGTGTACCCAAATAGAGATGTGTACGCCATGGtggaatttgatttaaaaatataaaaatgaaggATAAATAATACAAAGTGCCCGGGCGTTTATTATGCACTACTCCGCAGTGAAGTTTCTAGCGGTACTTAAATAAGATTTAAACGACAAAGGAACTGATCTCGAACCTATACCAGTTCTGGGGCAAATGCCAAACGCATACCGATTCTCGAACTGATTTAAAGTCAATATTTAGCGACGGGTAAAAACTCaaagtggaaaaataaacattacacAGTAATATATTGCAATGCCACAATATTTCATTACTGGCAACGAATTGCATAGTACCTAGTTACATTTCGATACTTTCTCTTCTATAAACCCCATCTCTATAGGGACGCAGCAAAACTGTGCTAAAATGAAACGCTACTGTCAGCGGCCCTGTGCTAAAAAGCGCGTTCGAGCAGCCATTCGAGCTGCTAACAGAATCGAAAAATCCGAAATTGAAATTGGTTTTTgaatcaaaatcggctccataataggaatcggctccgaaatcggtttacccggcgctctagcaggaatcgaacacgacatcgaacatgaaaaatgtatgaaatttGACATGTTCAATTTGTTGGTTCGGCTGCTAGAGCGCTGCCTCAGgtatctccataagaataggcgtttgggattcaaaatttacttgttaacgatccattctcattgAGATTCCAgaactgatttcgcttctgaaacttcttgaTTGAATTCAAGAACCGATTCTCAtcccggagctaattccaatactggagtcaattctgattccgttaccggacTAATTCTGAGCATAATAATGTCAAATGGCGCTCAATGGCTGCATGAAGCCAGCAAAAAACAATGGTTTGAAATTTCAATCTTTCGAACCATCTATCTTAAATAGTTTACAGTTGGGCTGTGATGAAATACTGTGTCCAAGTTCTTCTGCCTCATTCTTAAGAAACGAATTCTTCCATTAGCTGAGAAAATAAATGTGCTGAGCATGAGCTATTCAGATAAGTATCTCCAAGATAGGAAACAACAGACATCATGGACCATGGGCATTTCTTATTTAGCTGAGGAACACACTGCAGCCGAACGAATTGTTTGCCGAACCTGATAAGTAGGTAAAATAAGCCCTCATAAATCATGGCATACCGCCGCTCCACCGTACACTAAGCTTTTGCTACATTCCATTTCTCCTGCACCACCTAATTCTCTCCACCATTCCCCACCTACAGTTCCTGCCGCTCACCGTCGTAATAGCCTAACCGGGTCGCCTCGCCAAGCATCGCAACGAACGCGGCCAATAGTTCCTCCGCGGTCGGGATGATTTCCTCCGCCGGCAACACGAACATGTTGGTACTGTCCGGGGGTCCGCGCAGCTCGAACGTGTACGCGACCGGTACGCCCAGCGCACTATACACCCAGTCCACGCTGTCCCCGGACGAGGGGTAGATCGTTTCTATCATCGCGCCGGACACGTACCGGGCGCCGTGCGCACGCTCGATCGCGTCCACCCCTTTCTGCCCGATCGCCACCAGATCGTCGTAGTTCGGCACCCGGTCCGCCTTGTAGCCGTACGGAAACATGACCAGCTGCGAGAATGAGTGGACCGAAAAGTACGTCCGGATGCGCCACTGCGCCACGTGCCGCTCCAGAAAATCCACCAGTGCGCGCGTTTCCGGCTCGCTCGCCGCACTGCCACCAGCAAAGTCGTACCGACAGGGGTCGTTGCTTGCACCCGGCCCGTTCCAGTCGCTGGCAAAGTTGCGGTTCAGATCGACGCCTCGGCACACCCCGTACGGTTGCGTGTTTTTGCGCCAAAGCCGGTCGCCCTCGAACGTGTACCGGTAGCCGTCCGGGTTGACCACCGGAAAGATGATCCAGTTGAAGCGGTCCGCCAGTCGGCGCACGTCCGGCCGGTCGGAGGAGAGCAGCTCGTTCAGCACGAACGTGCAGCTCGCCGGCGAGATCCATTCCCGGGCGTGTATGCCGCACTCGACGAAAACGCCACTGTTGGCCGGGTTCGTGCCCAGCTTCACGCCATACAGTGACCGATTCTCGTAGCTCGCGCCCAGCTCTAGCAGCTGCAGCTCCGGATGGCGCCCTGCCTGCCACCGGAGCCACTCGTTGATCGTGTCCAGATGATGGTAGAACTGCCAGCCAAACTCTTCCGGCCTTGTGCCTTTCGGTTTGATTGTTGCCTTTTCCCGATCGATCAGTTCCTGCATATTGTAGAGCTAGAATAAATCGCGCGAGCAGGGAAGCGAGAATAAGTAAATTAATgcaaacacagcacaacatagagagagagagagagagagaaatagggCCTCTTTTCTACCTACCAGTATGCTGCCCTGCAGTTCGTATCGCTGCAGCAGCTCAGTTATTTCGGCAATTTTGTGCGGCGCCACCATTATCGTGAGGTTTTGGTTCGGCTGCCGCGCATGGCCCATGAACGCGTAGCTATCGCTTTGCTTctcgagctgctgcagcatctCAACCTGCGCCGGCGTTTCGATCAGCAGCCGGTACAGCCGGAAGTGGTCGTACCGGGCCGGATCGGCGCTGACACCGGCAAGCAACGCTAGTAGCGTCCAGCACGCCAGCACCTGACCGCAAGCTAGCATCCTCGTTGGGCGCTGCGATCGCTCGATTTGCTTACGTGAGAGTGGAATTACGTTCCGCACCGAGTGACAGCTGGGTAGGGACTGTTGCGTTTGACAGGATGCAGGCATTCGTTTCATTATCGAGATAAGGACTGCGAAGAAAAGTGGGATAAAGAACGCAGGTAGAAAACTAACAGCACACTGAAAGTGGATAACGATACTAGCGTTGGGTAAATCTGAACCTGAGTAAATCTGAATCTCCAAAAATTCAAGAATCTCGAAAGACTCATGAACTTCGAAAgactcatgaatctcgaaaggtTCATATATCTCGAAAGAATCATGTATCTCAAGGAAATcataaatcttcaaagattcatagtGTTTCTCATTACTCTTCTTCTAGACGTTACAACATTCGTGGTCATGGCAGCCTGTACAGTTCGAGACTTATGCACCAAGCAGctggatagtttgttttgctacaggAAGGCGGTTcatgcgaggcttgaacccacgacgggtatgttgttacGTGGGATCGCGcatattcaatattttgaaaatcatacatcatacaagattcatgaatctcttgagatgtatgaattttaatggattcATGAACCTTTTTGAAGATTCTTGGGAGATTCGCGAATCTTTCAAGAGTCGATttgagattcgaatcactcagcACTGAAGATTCCTATGAATGATTCTCGACGAAAGATTTATGGAACAACTTTTCGATTGTGACCGAGAttgactttttgttttgccgagCAAGACTCGGTTAGAGTTTATAACAACTCCATGGAGCCCATTTTCCAGTCTGAATCAGCATTTCTCAACATTAAAAAACCCTAAAAACCGTTTAAATCGTATCTTGTactattgtttaatttaaaatgtcgTCATTACTCATACTTGTCTAGTGATTTAAGCTATTTTCCATTCAATGCTGCCTCGAATCAGTCGCTCCTACTCCTACGTTTCCCCCACTTTGGCGTTGCCCTTGTTCAGGTTCGCCCCGACCAAAGGTGGCCGTTATGATCTTCCATCCCTTTTTGTTCTACATATCACATCGATGGAACACGACGATTATACACactcaaaatataaaaaaagaactaaaCCTTACGGAATATGTAAACCACCCACTACTAGCTCCGGTCCCTCATGCTCATGCCACCTGCGACGGGCGCTCATCCCGCTCGTCCCTCGGATCGGGCAGGCCGGCCGGTTCGTCGGCGTTCAGCTTCTCGCCCGCCAGTATCCGCTGGATGTCGTTCAACGATTTGCCCTTCGTTTCCGGCAcgaccaaaaacacaaacaccgtACCGAGCAGCGAGATGCCGGAGAACAGCCAAAACACGCCCGCCTCGCCCATCGCGTCCTTCAGGTTGGTGAACACCTTCGTCACGAGGAAGGCGAGCAGCCAGTTGAACACGCCCGCCACCGGGCTGGCGAACGCTTTCACATTGTTCGCGAACAGCTCGCCCACCATCAGCCACGGCACCGGGCCGTACCCGATCGAGAACATGGCAATGAACAGGCAGACCGCCAGCACGGCCAGCCAGCTGAGGTCGTCCACCTTGGCCGGGTCGTCCTGCTTGAGCTGGAAGTACACCGCGAGCAGTATGGTCGACACCGCCATCATCAGGTCGGACACGAGCAGCAGGATGCGCCGGCCGACCTTATCCACCACGAAGGAGGCGAACAACGTCGCCACCACCTGGATGCCGCCCACGATGATCGACGCCGAGCTCATCTCCTTGCCCCCGTTGGCGCTGGCGAAGATGGCCGAGTTGTAGAAGATGACCGCGTTGATGCCGGAAAGCTGCTGGAAAAACATCAACCCGAGCGAGATGGCCAGGGCGCGCACGGTCGCCTTCTGCCGGAAGGCCACCAGCATCGGGATCGCTTCCGCCTTTACTTTCTCATCCGCCTGCTTCAGGTCTTCGATCTCCGCATTCTCGTCGTACTGGACGCCCCGGAGCCATTTCAGCGAGCTGGCCGCTTCACTGTACCGTCCCTTTTCCACCTGGCGCGAGGGAAGAGGGAAGGTGAAATTAAATCGGCAAGCGCTACTGGAGCTACATCAATTAGCCCCTACTTACGAAATAGTACGGGCTTTCGGGCATGAAGAAAAAGATCGCACCGAACACGAGCGGAATCACGCCGCAGATAATGCTCAGCACCTGCACGTCGACGCCGGCGCCCACCGCGTACACGAACAGTATGCCAACCGTCACCATCAGCTGAAAGAACGTGCCGAGCGTACCGCGAATCGACGGCTGCGCTATCTCCGCCGTGTACGTCGGTGCCGCCACGCAGAACGCACCGCCCCCGACGCCGAGGAAGAACCGGCCGACCATCAGCATTGCCACGTTCTCCGCAAAGATGATCAGCAGCCAGCCGAACACGAGCGGCAGCACCATCGCCAGCATGGACCATTTGCGCCCGATCAGCTTCATCATGTAGCCGATCGGGAAGCACATCAGGGCCGCACCCAGGTTCGAGATCGAACCGACCCACGAGAACTGCTCGTCCGACACCGGGAACCCGTACTCGCCCtcgaccgtgagcggtttgtCGGTCGGGGCCGTCCAGCCAAGAAAAGTGCCGGCCGCCAGTGCACCGCCGGACGCGGCCAGCCCGGCAATGTACTGTGGCAGCTTGCGGCCAGACTCGCCGGCCACGTTGTTTACCACGAACTTGGACATTGCGTCACGTGCCTGTGTGGGGGGGAAGgaagcgaaagaagaaaaaatggaaacggAACGAGCGGATTAGTAGGGCTTCGGGAAAAGATTCGAGGTTTTTGGATTACATCTTCAACCGTGCCATAGCCGGATCGGTTCGCCGGCAGTGCGGGTGTAATAAGGGGCTCCCTCTCGTCCTGCGCCGCCATGGTGTAGCAATGCGGTGCtgctttatttaaattaaattatccgTATCGGGTAGTGCAATCCGGCCTCGCAATAACCATTCCCATCGACATCACTGTTAGTCTTGTAACCACTCGTACGCCCCTTTGTTTACAGTTTGCTCTTTGTTTGGAAGTTTGACAGCCAGTTGGCGGAGCTTGTTGTTGATAAAAGAACACAGGGTGACTCTTTACTAGTTGTAAAGCATGGCATTTATCATATGTTTACATGTTCCCTTTCAAGTAAAAttaacaagaaaaacaaccgACCGATCTAGTAAATAAGAAGAATATTTACATTATCTCGAACGATACTCGCATATTTTCCAAGAGCCCACCGCGTCGATAATTACAGTCTATTGGTGTAATTATTTTACACAACGGGCAATGTGAACGTACAATTACTCCGTTAAAAGCAATTTTCGGGCATTACGCGCGTTATTTGCTCCTCGTTCGAAGTCGTTTTTTTACGTTTCATATTAGCTAGAACCATCCATCCATAATGCTTAATTACCTTAAATGAATGAACCAATCATTCTGAATAATTTCGGGGCTAATGATTTTCGAAACTTTCCGGCAAAGGACTGCGCATTAAAGCACATGCACATTGCCTGCTGCGTAGTGCAGCACATAAACAAGGCAATCGCAGCAGGGGTTTAAAATCGATATACGTTTTCTGTTTCTCAAGCATAGTAAAGCTTATAGCTAAGATCTTTTTAAAGCTTAGCGCTGCTTCTCAACCACGCGGTGGTTGTAAAGTGTTGAACAAAATGCTAAAAAGCAGCTCGATGCAATTTGTTGACCTAACAAAATCCCAAAAACCAACTGCTAACTGTGCTTGGTTTTTGGTACGGATGTTTTACACCTATCAAATATTTTGGCGAGCTGTGGGTTGAAATATCAGTGGTTTGCACAACTCTTTATTTACACATTTGCACACGCAAATGTGCTCACTGATGtagctaacaaaaaaaaagttatatgAAATTGTTCCGCCAAGCTCCGCGCTCAACTTCATCGACAGCTGATTTCGGTAACCTTTAAATTCAGTAACACGGTGTTAAGGCCTTGAAATGAAAACAGGAAAACATCCTCACACCCCTTTCCCCGATAATGGTTGGGAAACGTTTATCACTTGCTGGACGTTACCGTTAA
The Anopheles arabiensis isolate DONGOLA chromosome X, AaraD3, whole genome shotgun sequence DNA segment above includes these coding regions:
- the LOC120906834 gene encoding zinc carboxypeptidase, with protein sequence MSGAAAADGAARYDHYRLYRVELATDEQVQLFQQLEAKSDSCTFYGHARQPGQQLTIMVSASKVADFEDLLALHAVSGRVLERNMQQLIEREAATVQPASTDPSQMDWEHYFQLETIYAWMELLAERFPGAVSTLDIGTSYEGRPIRGVKLSRRPGNKAIVVEGGIHAREWISPATATFLLHELVTSEDPTVRELGTAYDWFFFPIVNPDGYRFTFTGDRLWRKNRKPYGLCRGVDLNRNFDSNWGGVGSSDDPCSYDFSGSGPFSEPEAVALADFVRNNVGPARIRTYIALHSYSQLLMFPYGHTADRVPNYDHLRSITEKGIAALTAVSGTSYRGGSKYETIYPSSGGSIDWAYRPGGVPVSLTFELRGPPDSTDMFILPADQIRPVGKETLAAFMAIVQEATRLGYYDS
- the LOC120906831 gene encoding zinc carboxypeptidase isoform X4, which translates into the protein MKRMPASCQTQQSLPSCHSVRNVIPLSRKQIERSQRPTRMLACGQVLACWTLLALLAGVSADPARYDHFRLYRLLIETPAQVEMLQQLEKQSDSYAFMGHARQPNQNLTIMVAPHKIAEITELLQRYELQGSILLYNMQELIDREKATIKPKGTRPEEFGWQFYHHLDTINEWLRWQAGRHPELQLLELGASYENRSLYGVKLGTNPANSGVFVECGIHAREWISPASCTFVLNELLSSDRPDVRRLADRFNWIIFPVVNPDGYRYTFEGDRLWRKNTQPYGVCRGVDLNRNFASDWNGPGASNDPCRYDFAGGSAASEPETRALVDFLERHVAQWRIRTYFSVHSFSQLVMFPYGYKADRVPNYDDLVAIGQKGVDAIERAHGARYVSGAMIETIYPSSGDSVDWVYSALGVPVAYTFELRGPPDSTNMFVLPAEEIIPTAEELLAAFVAMLGEATRLGYYDGERQEL
- the LOC120906831 gene encoding facilitated trehalose transporter Tret1 isoform X3 codes for the protein MSKFVVNNVAGESGRKLPQYIAGLAASGGALAAGTFLGWTAPTDKPLTVEGEYGFPVSDEQFSWVGSISNLGAALMCFPIGYMMKLIGRKWSMLAMVLPLVFGWLLIIFAENVAMLMVGRFFLGVGGGAFCVAAPTYTAEIAQPSIRGTLGTFFQLMVTVGILFVYAVGAGVDVQVLSIICGVIPLVFGAIFFFMPESPYYFVEKGRYSEAASSLKWLRGVQYDENAEIEDLKQADEKVKAEAIPMLVAFRQKATVRALAISLGLMFFQQLSGINAVIFYNSAIFASANGGKEMSSASIIVGGIQVVATLFASFVVDKVGRRILLLVSDLMMAVSTILLAVYFQLKQDDPAKVDDLSWLAVLAVCLFIAMFSIGYGPVPWLMVGELFANNVKAFASPVAGVFNWLLAFLVTKVFTNLKDAMGEAGVFWLFSGISLLGTVFVFLVVPETKGKSLNDIQRILAGEKLNADEPAGLPDPRDERDERPSQVA
- the LOC120906831 gene encoding facilitated trehalose transporter Tret1-2 homolog isoform X1, translated to MAAQDEREPLITPALPANRSGYGTVEDARDAMSKFVVNNVAGESGRKLPQYIAGLAASGGALAAGTFLGWTAPTDKPLTVEGEYGFPVSDEQFSWVGSISNLGAALMCFPIGYMMKLIGRKWSMLAMVLPLVFGWLLIIFAENVAMLMVGRFFLGVGGGAFCVAAPTYTAEIAQPSIRGTLGTFFQLMVTVGILFVYAVGAGVDVQVLSIICGVIPLVFGAIFFFMPESPYYFVEKGRYSEAASSLKWLRGVQYDENAEIEDLKQADEKVKAEAIPMLVAFRQKATVRALAISLGLMFFQQLSGINAVIFYNSAIFASANGGKEMSSASIIVGGIQVVATLFASFVVDKVGRRILLLVSDLMMAVSTILLAVYFQLKQDDPAKVDDLSWLAVLAVCLFIAMFSIGYGPVPWLMVGELFANNVKAFASPVAGVFNWLLAFLVTKVFTNLKDAMGEAGVFWLFSGISLLGTVFVFLVVPETKGKSLNDIQRILAGEKLNADEPAGLPDPRDERDERPSQVA
- the LOC120906831 gene encoding facilitated trehalose transporter Tret1 isoform X2, which translates into the protein MVQTVLKRARDAMSKFVVNNVAGESGRKLPQYIAGLAASGGALAAGTFLGWTAPTDKPLTVEGEYGFPVSDEQFSWVGSISNLGAALMCFPIGYMMKLIGRKWSMLAMVLPLVFGWLLIIFAENVAMLMVGRFFLGVGGGAFCVAAPTYTAEIAQPSIRGTLGTFFQLMVTVGILFVYAVGAGVDVQVLSIICGVIPLVFGAIFFFMPESPYYFVEKGRYSEAASSLKWLRGVQYDENAEIEDLKQADEKVKAEAIPMLVAFRQKATVRALAISLGLMFFQQLSGINAVIFYNSAIFASANGGKEMSSASIIVGGIQVVATLFASFVVDKVGRRILLLVSDLMMAVSTILLAVYFQLKQDDPAKVDDLSWLAVLAVCLFIAMFSIGYGPVPWLMVGELFANNVKAFASPVAGVFNWLLAFLVTKVFTNLKDAMGEAGVFWLFSGISLLGTVFVFLVVPETKGKSLNDIQRILAGEKLNADEPAGLPDPRDERDERPSQVA